A single genomic interval of Hydractinia symbiolongicarpus strain clone_291-10 chromosome 8, HSymV2.1, whole genome shotgun sequence harbors:
- the LOC130655577 gene encoding FERM domain-containing protein 4A-like isoform X2 — MVASNEPRKCSVVLLDDQKLDIPLQPKLLSSDLLDIVTSHFTLKEKEYFGLCYYDTKDCLCWLRLDKKALDHDFPKVTPIPLFFCVRNYVKSVTILKDNVTIELFYLQARRHIFEGAIECDSATVFLLAAHVLQATHGDYVSDSIAVEDLKNLKVIPTRTLQEHPSLTFCYIGIVEKLPMYGVHYYDVKNKEQIPWKLGISFRGVEVFDFHDKSDPRKTFSWSQMENIFYRDKKFSIEYRDGPRKPPSPHMIKTDSNSSLNRLNALRRSFGHRIVVHAWYSVSSGRCRELWHMAVSQHQFFLEKRNAHKNGSQRSLRQMAKHLSKSSTSLSSMRSNNSAAYDNLSDTASFYFSLDGESLSSSQMIEAEQDMLSALKTRRGFLEQLLKEKSELLNELCLREAELTGVVPTELPESPTHPGHPMRRKVGTAFEFDETMLTSDHHTLEGREIESMERDYEIQRQITSAAQRLAMDPSVRKKVRKTRQISYQKALVKLKTMEQQLEYTKRETAKDLANGISKLTKKDEVGSNGDSMGPIDEDTLSSNEESYTTPAANNSSFARRPRDSMYLATPVITTSSVPVHVMNNLKERHVSAASVKSPRYDQQSNSYDHVDGVENNFNYEPRLPPRSHSNASRIKYRPPASPLVLRNKKYTFHNSADQLNELASPRSDGSDSNHQYLCGEFENTGMYSISIAKRTDYIPIPSLPHSYSSPGIASKMHASPNTLRRLQQLSLSPSQPQLLPSRYMMSAQSQSQSSLASSSELSECWSDVVSEETLV, encoded by the exons ATGGTTGCCTCAAACGAACCTAGAAAATGTTCTGTGGTATTGTTAGATGATCAAAAACTTGATATACCATTGCAG cctaaactattatcgagtgaCTTGTTGGATATTGTGACTTCACATTTCAcattgaaagaaaaagaatattttgGTCTCTGTTACTATGACACAAA ggATTGTTTATGTTGGCTACGCTTAGATAAAAAAGCTTTAGATCATGATTTTCCAAAGGTGACACCTATCCCTCTATTCTTTTGTGTCAG gaATTATGTAAAAAGTGTCACAATTTTAAAAGACAATGTAACAATAGAACTATTTTACTTGCAAGCTCGTAGACACATATTTGAG GGTGCCATTGAATGTGACAGTGCGACTGTTTTTTTGTTAGCTGCTCATGTGTTGCAG GCGACACATGGTGATTATGTTAG tgaTTCTATAGCTgtagaagatttaaaaaatcttaaagTGATCCCTACAAGGACATTGCAAGAGCATCCATCCTTGACATTCTG CTATATTGGTATTGTTGAAAAATTGCCAATGTATGGGGTACATTATTATGATGTCAAG aaTAAAGAACAAATTCCGTGGAAATTAGGTATTAGTTTTCGAGGCGTTGAAGTATTTGATTTCCATGACAAATCTGATCCAAGgaag ACATTTTCCTGGAGTCAGATGGAAAACATATTTTATAGGGATAAGAAATTTTCGATAGAATATCGTGATGGGCCAAg AAAACCTCCATCTCCTCACATGATAAA aaCGGATTCAAACAGTAGTTTAAATAG ATTAAATGCATTACGCCGTAGTTTCGGTCACCGTATAGTTGTCCACGCATGGTATTCTGTCAGTTCTGGCAGATGTCGTGAATTGTGGCATATGGCGGTGTCGCAACACCAGTTCTTCCTAGAGAAAAGAAACGCCCACAAA AACGGTTCACAGAGATCGTTACGGCAGATGGCTAAACACCTTTCTAAATCTTCCACCTCGCTATCTTCTATGCGTTCAAATAACAGTGCAGCTTATGATAACCTCAGCGACACTGCTTCGTTTTATTTTTCTCTGGATGGAG AAAGTCTGAGTTCATCACAGATGATTGAAGCTGAGCAAGATATGTTATCTGCGCTAAAGACGAGAAGGGGTTTTTTGGAACAACTCCTGAAAGAAAAAAGCGAACTTCTTAACGAGCTATGTTTACGAGAGGCA GAGTTAACAGGCGTTGTGCCGACAGAGCTTCCTGAAAGTCCCACTCACCCGGGGCATCCGATGAGAAGAAAAGTTGGGACGGCTTTTGAATTTGATGAAACAATGCTAACATCGGACCATCATACTCTGgag GGTCGTGAAATTGAAAGTATGGAGCGTGATTACGAGATACAAAGACAAATAACCAGTGCTGCGCAG CGCTTAGCGATGGATCCATCAGTTCGAAAGAAAGTCCGTAAAACCAGGCAGATCTCTTACCAAAAAGCTTTAGTTAAG ctgaAAACGATGGAACAACAATTGGAATACACAAAGCGTGAAACTGCAAAAGATTTAGCAAATGGAATATCTAAGCTCACGAAGAAAG ATGAGGTGGGTAGCAATGGTGATAGTATGGGCCCAATTGACGAAG ATACATTGTCAAGTAATGAAGAGTCGTACACTACTCCCGCTGCTAATAACTCATCTTTCGCACGACGACCACGTGACTCAATGTACCTAGCAACACCAGTCATTACAACGTCGTCTGTCCCTGTTCACGTGATGAACAATTTAAAAGAACGTCACGTGTCGGCTGCGTCAGTTAAATCGCCGCGTTACGACCAGCAATCGAACAGCTACGATCATGTCGATGGAGTTGAAAATAACTTTAATTATGAACCGAGGTTACCGCCTAGGTCACACAGTAACGCTAGTAGAATAAAATATAGACCCCCTGCGTCACCGCTGGTTTtacgaaataaaaaatacacattCCATAACAGCGCTGATCAGCTGAATGAACTTGCGTCGCCCCGAAGTGACGGGTCGGATTCTAATCATCAGTATTTGTGCGGCGAATTCGAAAACACCGGAATGTACAGCATAAGCATCGCTAAACGTACCGACTATATACCTATTCCGTCTCTCCCTCACTCTTACAGCTCTCCTGGCATCGCATCAAAAATGCATGCTTCTCCAAATACTTTACGCCGTTTACAACAATTATCTTTATCGCCGTCACAACCTCAACTTTTACCGTCACGTTATATGATGTCAGCACAATCCCAATCACAATCGTCTTTAGCCAGCAGTAGTGAGCTATCTGAATGCTGGTCGGATGTGGTGTCGGAAGAAACTTTAGtgtaa
- the LOC130655577 gene encoding FERM domain-containing protein 4A-like isoform X1 — protein sequence MVASNEPRKCSVVLLDDQKLDIPLQPKLLSSDLLDIVTSHFTLKEKEYFGLCYYDTKDCLCWLRLDKKALDHDFPKVTPIPLFFCVRNYVKSVTILKDNVTIELFYLQARRHIFEGAIECDSATVFLLAAHVLQATHGDYVSDSIAVEDLKNLKVIPTRTLQEHPSLTFCEEKIVEHYRSLDGITKVEAIINYIGIVEKLPMYGVHYYDVKNKEQIPWKLGISFRGVEVFDFHDKSDPRKTFSWSQMENIFYRDKKFSIEYRDGPRKPPSPHMIKTDSNSSLNRLNALRRSFGHRIVVHAWYSVSSGRCRELWHMAVSQHQFFLEKRNAHKNGSQRSLRQMAKHLSKSSTSLSSMRSNNSAAYDNLSDTASFYFSLDGESLSSSQMIEAEQDMLSALKTRRGFLEQLLKEKSELLNELCLREAELTGVVPTELPESPTHPGHPMRRKVGTAFEFDETMLTSDHHTLEGREIESMERDYEIQRQITSAAQRLAMDPSVRKKVRKTRQISYQKALVKLKTMEQQLEYTKRETAKDLANGISKLTKKDEVGSNGDSMGPIDEDTLSSNEESYTTPAANNSSFARRPRDSMYLATPVITTSSVPVHVMNNLKERHVSAASVKSPRYDQQSNSYDHVDGVENNFNYEPRLPPRSHSNASRIKYRPPASPLVLRNKKYTFHNSADQLNELASPRSDGSDSNHQYLCGEFENTGMYSISIAKRTDYIPIPSLPHSYSSPGIASKMHASPNTLRRLQQLSLSPSQPQLLPSRYMMSAQSQSQSSLASSSELSECWSDVVSEETLV from the exons ATGGTTGCCTCAAACGAACCTAGAAAATGTTCTGTGGTATTGTTAGATGATCAAAAACTTGATATACCATTGCAG cctaaactattatcgagtgaCTTGTTGGATATTGTGACTTCACATTTCAcattgaaagaaaaagaatattttgGTCTCTGTTACTATGACACAAA ggATTGTTTATGTTGGCTACGCTTAGATAAAAAAGCTTTAGATCATGATTTTCCAAAGGTGACACCTATCCCTCTATTCTTTTGTGTCAG gaATTATGTAAAAAGTGTCACAATTTTAAAAGACAATGTAACAATAGAACTATTTTACTTGCAAGCTCGTAGACACATATTTGAG GGTGCCATTGAATGTGACAGTGCGACTGTTTTTTTGTTAGCTGCTCATGTGTTGCAG GCGACACATGGTGATTATGTTAG tgaTTCTATAGCTgtagaagatttaaaaaatcttaaagTGATCCCTACAAGGACATTGCAAGAGCATCCATCCTTGACATTCTG TGAAGAGAAAATTGTTGAACACTATCGTTCACTGGATGGAATAACAAAAGTAGAGGCTAttataaa CTATATTGGTATTGTTGAAAAATTGCCAATGTATGGGGTACATTATTATGATGTCAAG aaTAAAGAACAAATTCCGTGGAAATTAGGTATTAGTTTTCGAGGCGTTGAAGTATTTGATTTCCATGACAAATCTGATCCAAGgaag ACATTTTCCTGGAGTCAGATGGAAAACATATTTTATAGGGATAAGAAATTTTCGATAGAATATCGTGATGGGCCAAg AAAACCTCCATCTCCTCACATGATAAA aaCGGATTCAAACAGTAGTTTAAATAG ATTAAATGCATTACGCCGTAGTTTCGGTCACCGTATAGTTGTCCACGCATGGTATTCTGTCAGTTCTGGCAGATGTCGTGAATTGTGGCATATGGCGGTGTCGCAACACCAGTTCTTCCTAGAGAAAAGAAACGCCCACAAA AACGGTTCACAGAGATCGTTACGGCAGATGGCTAAACACCTTTCTAAATCTTCCACCTCGCTATCTTCTATGCGTTCAAATAACAGTGCAGCTTATGATAACCTCAGCGACACTGCTTCGTTTTATTTTTCTCTGGATGGAG AAAGTCTGAGTTCATCACAGATGATTGAAGCTGAGCAAGATATGTTATCTGCGCTAAAGACGAGAAGGGGTTTTTTGGAACAACTCCTGAAAGAAAAAAGCGAACTTCTTAACGAGCTATGTTTACGAGAGGCA GAGTTAACAGGCGTTGTGCCGACAGAGCTTCCTGAAAGTCCCACTCACCCGGGGCATCCGATGAGAAGAAAAGTTGGGACGGCTTTTGAATTTGATGAAACAATGCTAACATCGGACCATCATACTCTGgag GGTCGTGAAATTGAAAGTATGGAGCGTGATTACGAGATACAAAGACAAATAACCAGTGCTGCGCAG CGCTTAGCGATGGATCCATCAGTTCGAAAGAAAGTCCGTAAAACCAGGCAGATCTCTTACCAAAAAGCTTTAGTTAAG ctgaAAACGATGGAACAACAATTGGAATACACAAAGCGTGAAACTGCAAAAGATTTAGCAAATGGAATATCTAAGCTCACGAAGAAAG ATGAGGTGGGTAGCAATGGTGATAGTATGGGCCCAATTGACGAAG ATACATTGTCAAGTAATGAAGAGTCGTACACTACTCCCGCTGCTAATAACTCATCTTTCGCACGACGACCACGTGACTCAATGTACCTAGCAACACCAGTCATTACAACGTCGTCTGTCCCTGTTCACGTGATGAACAATTTAAAAGAACGTCACGTGTCGGCTGCGTCAGTTAAATCGCCGCGTTACGACCAGCAATCGAACAGCTACGATCATGTCGATGGAGTTGAAAATAACTTTAATTATGAACCGAGGTTACCGCCTAGGTCACACAGTAACGCTAGTAGAATAAAATATAGACCCCCTGCGTCACCGCTGGTTTtacgaaataaaaaatacacattCCATAACAGCGCTGATCAGCTGAATGAACTTGCGTCGCCCCGAAGTGACGGGTCGGATTCTAATCATCAGTATTTGTGCGGCGAATTCGAAAACACCGGAATGTACAGCATAAGCATCGCTAAACGTACCGACTATATACCTATTCCGTCTCTCCCTCACTCTTACAGCTCTCCTGGCATCGCATCAAAAATGCATGCTTCTCCAAATACTTTACGCCGTTTACAACAATTATCTTTATCGCCGTCACAACCTCAACTTTTACCGTCACGTTATATGATGTCAGCACAATCCCAATCACAATCGTCTTTAGCCAGCAGTAGTGAGCTATCTGAATGCTGGTCGGATGTGGTGTCGGAAGAAACTTTAGtgtaa